In Aphelocoma coerulescens isolate FSJ_1873_10779 unplaced genomic scaffold, UR_Acoe_1.0 HiC_scaffold_289, whole genome shotgun sequence, one genomic interval encodes:
- the ELOB gene encoding elongin-B, with product MIRRHKTTIFTEAKESSTVLELKRIVQGILHRPPDEQRLYKDDQLLEDSKTLGDCGFTSQTARPQAPATVGLALRNGEESFEGLRIEPFSSPPELPDVMKPQDSTGAATDPPLP from the exons ATGATCCGGCGCCACAAGACCACCATCTTCACCGAGGCCAAGGAGTCGTCCACGGTGCTGGAGCTGAAGCGGATCGTGCAGGGCATCCTGCACCGCCCGCCCGACGAGCAGCGCCTCTACAAG GACGATCAGCTCCTGGAGGACTCCAAGACCTTGGGCGACTGCGGCTTCACGAGCCAAACGGCGCGGCCACAAGCCCCGGCCACCGTGGGGCTGGCCCTGCGCAACGGGG AGGAGTCCTTCGAGGGGCTCCGCATCGAGCCCTTCTCGAGCCCCCCGGAGCTGCCGGACGTGATGAAGCCCCAGGACTCGACCGGAGCCGCCACCGACCCCCCCCTGCCCTGA